The region CGCATATTGAGCGGCCTCACGAAGTTGGGCAATGTCAAAATTCGAGACGCCGATGTGCCTGATCTTCCCTTGCTCCCGGAACTTCAAAAGGGTCTCCATGGTTTTCTCGATGGGTGTGTGGGAGTCGGGCCAATGGCATTGGTAGAGGTCGATATAATCGGTGCGAAGCCTCTTGAGCGACCCCGCAAGATCGATCTCCAGGTAAGAGGGTGAAAGATCGCGCCGGTATTTGTGGGCATATATGTCGAGACCGCATTTGGTGGCGAGGAATATGCGGTCCCTTTTCCCCCCGATCGCCTTACCGATCAATTCCTCCGAATGGCCGTCGCCGTATACCGGCGCCGTATCGATAAAATTTATGCCTTTTTCAAGGGCCGCCTCTATGGCACGAACCGCCCCCGGCTCATCATAGCCGTCCCAATGACTTCCGCCGATAGCCCAGGTGCCCAGCGCGACCGTCGAGACGGCAAAGCCTGGTTCCTGCAACCATTTATATTCCATGAGAATACCCCTTTTGAAATTAGTAGTATTCGGTACGCTCAGCAAAGACTATATTCTCATGACACGGCGGCGTCGGTTCTGTCAAGCATTTTCCGGTGATCAAGGCAGCCCTTCACGCCAGGTATCAACGGAAAAAGGCTCCTCCAGGCAGAGCAATTCTATCTTGGCTCTTCTTTTAAGCCTC is a window of Syntrophorhabdaceae bacterium DNA encoding:
- a CDS encoding aldo/keto reductase, yielding MEYKWLQEPGFAVSTVALGTWAIGGSHWDGYDEPGAVRAIEAALEKGINFIDTAPVYGDGHSEELIGKAIGGKRDRIFLATKCGLDIYAHKYRRDLSPSYLEIDLAGSLKRLRTDYIDLYQCHWPDSHTPIEKTMETLLKFREQGKIRHIGVSNFDIAQLREAAQYAPLFSLQVHYSLLERDIEKEVLPTCLEKGINLLSYGPLGAGMLTGKYAECPIFSKGDARTFFYRFFKPRYWQQVCRLVDGVLLLAQSKGVSPGAVAISWVLQQEGVMTAIVGARSPGQVLENITDVPVEFYDNEIALLDRLSREVYEE